cgtcacgcgatctggttggttcccacagggaaggagaggattaggaggttcgtTGATGTCCTCAACTATGGACATCGCTTTGTTATGACTCAAGAGAATACAGCAGGTGCTAGGTTTGACgtggtggttgatattgctcaaGAACTAGAGCTGGTCTGTAGTCAGGagagtgaggagagggaggccaaaaggcctcgtggtTTATGTGGTTTCAAAGGTGTTTCTTCTGGAGGGAAGTCCTACCActgcaggggtcgtccttatatgctcgctcagatggctcgtccggttcatcgtagtgcatcagctagccatggttcatacagttcctGTCCGGGACAATCATCTCTCAatgccctcccagctcagagttcatcctgtGCTCCATctgttcagggttcatctatgtTAGGTCCTTCTAGTAGCTATTATGTTTATCGAGGCCCGATTCAGTCCCCACCGCCATTGGGGAGTTGcttcgagtgcggggagtttgggcatgtgtggaggcagtgtccccaTCGCTTTGGATGTCCAGTTTGGTAGAGGGGTCAGGCTATgacttccgcaccagttacttcaccagcCGCCTAGcaagctcggggtggggctcaggcagctagaggtcgccctagagggggaggctgttCAAGTGGTGGTCAGACTCGATTCTATGCTAACCCTGCCAAGCCAGAGGCCGTTGTTTCAGAcgtagtgatcacatgtattgtttcagtgtgccttAGGGATGTTTtcacattatttgaccctggttctacttattcatatgtatcatcctattttactcattatttggatatgccccgtgagtccatagtttcacctgttcatgtatctactccggtgggcgatactattgttgtggaccgtgtgtattggtcgtTTGTGGTGACCATTAGAGGGttggagaccagagttgatctcttattgcttagtatagttgattttgacgtgattctgggtatggattggttgtccccatgtcatgtaattctagattgtcacgctaagaccgtgatgttggcaatgccggggttacctaggatcgagtggagaggttctctggactatgttcccagtagagtgatttcatatctgaaggcccaacagatggttgggaaggggtgtttgtcatatttcgcttttgtgagggatgttggtgttgatactccttctattgattctgttccggcaGTGCGAGACCTTTCGGatatgtttcctgtagacctgttgggcatgccacccgacagggatattgattttggtattgacttggtgccgggcactctgcttatttttattcctccgtatcgtatgacaccaatagaattgaaggaattgaaagagcagctttaagagcttcttgataaggggttcattaggtctagtgtgtcaccttggggtacaccggttctgtttgtgaagaataaatatggtactatgcggatatgcatcgactataggcagttaaacaaagttacaattaagaacaagtatcattttccacacattgatgatttatttgaccagcttcagggtgcgagagtgttctctaagattgatttgaggtctaggtatcaccagttgaagattcgggactcgaatatTCTGAAGATGACATTTCAGACCCACTATGGACACTACGAGTTCcttgatgtcttttgggctgaccaacgccccaacattATTCATgtatctgatgaacaatgtatttcatccatatcttgattcatttgttatagtatttattaatgatatcctagtgtactcacatagccaggaggagcatgcacaacatttgaggattgtactacagaggttgagggaagagaagctttatgataagttctccaagtatgagttttggctcagttgagtggcgttcttagggcacgtggtgtccagtgaggggattaaggtggatccaaagaagatagaggcggttcaaagctggcccagaccgtcttcagctactgagatccagagttttctcggcttggccagatattatcgtcactttgtggagggtttctcgtccattgcaacgcctttgaccaggttgacccagaagggtgctccattcaggtggtcagatgagtgtgaggagagctttcagaagctcaagacttccttgaccaCAACCCCAGTTCTAGCTTTTtcttcagcatcgggttcttatacagtgtattatgatgcttctcggattggtattaggtgtgtcctgatgagaagaactaccatgttcacgATTTGGGGTTGGCATCCATCATTCATGTagtgaagatttagaggcattatctctaaagtgtgtcttgtgaggtatttacggatcatcggagtctccagcacttgttcaaacaaaaggatctaaatttgaggcagcggagatggttggagctactaaaggactatgatattactattttgtaacatcctgggaaggccaatatagtggctgatgccttgagtagaaaggcggttagtatgggtagccttacaTTTATTCTTGTTGGTGAGCGACcacttgcattagatgttcaggccttggccaattagtttatgaggttagatattttggagcctagttgggttctagcttgtgtggtttctcggtcttccttatatgatcacaccagagagcgtcagtatgatgacccccatttgtttgtccttaaggacacggttcaatgCAATGATTCCAAGGAGTtttctattggggatgatggggtgttgcggatgcagggttggatttgtgtgcccaatgtagatgggctacgcgagttgattcttgaggaagcccacaattcgcggtattccattcaacCGGGTGCCGTAaagtatcaggacttgaggcagcactattggtggagaaggatgaagaaagatatagtggggtttgtagctcggtgcttaaattatcagtaggtgaagtacgagcatcagaggccgggtggatttctttagaggcttgatattacggagtggaaatgggagtgtatcaccatggactttatagttgggctcccacggacttcgaggaagtttgatgctatttgggtgattgtggatcgattaACCAAGTTTGCATATTTTATTCCAGGGACttcttattctttggagcggttggctgagatctatatccacgagattgtttgccttcacggtgtgctggtgtccatcatttcagatccgGGCACActgtttacatcgcagttttcgagagcagtgcagcgagagttaggcacacgagttgagttgagtacaacattccaccctcagatggacggacagtccaagcgcactattcagatattagaggatatgctacgcgcttgtgtcatagattttgggggctcttgggatcagtttctgccgtttgtagagtttgcctacaacaataactaCTAATCGAGTAATCAGATGGCTccgtttgaggctttgtatgggagacggtgtcggtctctagtTGGTTTATTTGATCCagatgaggctagg
This region of Nicotiana tomentosiformis chromosome 4, ASM39032v3, whole genome shotgun sequence genomic DNA includes:
- the LOC138909507 gene encoding uncharacterized protein, whose translation is MRFLELARHAIWLVPTGKERIRRFVDVLNYGHRFVMTQENTAGARFDVVVDIAQELELVCSQESEEREAKRPRGLCGFKGVSSGGKSYHCRGRPYMLAQMARPVHRSASASHGSYSSCPGQSSLNALPAQSSSCAPSVQGSSMLGPSSSYYVYRGPIQSPPPLGSCFECGEFGHVWRQCPHRFGCPVW